In the genome of Sander lucioperca isolate FBNREF2018 chromosome 18, SLUC_FBN_1.2, whole genome shotgun sequence, the window tGCATTGTTTTTCCTGTCAATGTCTAACACTGTTTATCCACTGAGACGTCATACTTAAGATTGGTTTGATTAGCctttatcaataaataaaaagaaactcTAAAGTTACTAAAAACATAGACAGACAGCTATTATTCACAAATGGAAAGTTGAATAATATAGCCTGAATTTGGCGTATTTTTGTAATACACTTGAAATACTAAATTCCTCTGTCTAAATACATAAAGCTTTATGCAAAGGTGTGTGGAACTGCTTTGTCAGCCTGCTGTGTGCATTGCTTTCCTCCATTCGTCTGCCTTATAATGGTTCAAACAGAGGTCTTGTTTTCACTGTGCCTTCAAAGCTGATTGTAAGCAGCAGGCTAGATACTGTGCATAATATGTATGTAGAATTAACTGTTATAGGGACTGTGGCCTGTGTGGTTTGTTGCCCTTTCTACAATCTTACCATTCTTAGTTCAACACTATATGACATGGTAAGTAACTAAATCTAGTTAATGGTGCACACGATTCTGCACAGAAACTGTTCTCTAGTTGAAACACTATGCTTTTGCATGAGTCCTAATATGTTGCTCAACAGTTGCTAACGTGACAGTAAAAATGTGCTGAGAGCGAAGCCTGAGCTTCCCAGTCTAACTGGTCACACTGAACTGAACAATGGGAGGTAAAACAAGCCTGGAGTTTCCCTCAGGCCTCCAGAACATTGCGTTCAActtgatgtttgtttttaaagggaTAGGTCACAGCCTCGGCAAGTCTTGCAGCCTTATCGAGAAATTGGAGTccttccaatttttttttatctgcagaGGATTTGAATAAGTGATTTGATACTGGGTTATTAAAGGCACTGCGACAGAATGAGTGGGAGTATAATCCTTGTCTATGTATGCTGTACCTGTATGTACTGGAATTGGAAACAGACCCAAACAGTAAGACACaggaaatatatatttaacaacAAACATACAGTTGACCATGTTAGGTGAAACTCCACTGCAGACCAGTTGGTTTGTTCTTGTGTTCATTGTATTATGTTTATGGTATGATAAACAAACTGAAATCACACCTAAAGTTTTGGAGGAAACTCCTGTGCACGCTGCAGCCCCCCACATGCAGGTCTTTCCACACACTCAAGCACTGAGGGGCTGCTGAGCAACATTACAAGTGAGTCAGCATGGACATACTAAAGTGAAGTTTTAGGACTTTCCATGCAACTATCCCTCCCTAACAGAAACTCATTAATGCGACAAATCTTGTGCAACCATATAATACATAAAATACTGTGCTTTAAGTTATCCTGATTTCCTGGGCTTCATTGTTCCCCTTTTTGTAGAATTAACATTGCATCTCTTGAAGCACTGATTAGGCTTTAAGGCTGACCTTCCTTCTTATACATTTGGCCAGGATGACAAGTGCATCATTTTGATTAAATACTATATAGTTTGCATAATAACTGAGAAGAATATTTTCAAAGTAACCACTGATTTCAAGTTTGAGGTATAGATTTAGTAAATGTAGTAATAAATGCATATGTGTTGAGGAAATGTGCCactaaaaaaagtcaaaacactTATgtaaaaactgaaatactgcagaaattattattttaagtgcAGCAAATGTAGCCTGCAAAAAGACTTTGCTCTCTTGGTGACAAACTGAGGAGTGTATTTATGTGTCTGAATAGAAATCCCCTCTTGGAGCCAGCAATCTGTATGCTGTGTTATTCTGAGTGACAGTTTTCTGGAAATCCCCCACCTAGTTGTTAGCTCCGCCCCAAGTGCATCTCGCTGCAGCCACACAGAGGGCATTTACAGACTGCTGCACAACTTCGACAGTAGAACACCAAACGCACCTCGTCCCGAATAACAAACCACCATGGACCTCCACCGGACCAGTATATTAAACCAAATGGATTACAGCCGGGATTCCAAAGAAGGGAAGCCAGCTCCGTCGACAGAGGAGCGACTCGACAGCGGTTTGGACTCGCTGAAGGAGGAGGAGTACCAGGCTGTGGCGGCCGAGATCCGTCGGCTCCAGGTGGAATGCGAGGCGCCGCAGCACAAACAACATCTCGCTGTAACCGGAGAACTGCACGAATGGAAAACACAGATCACAGAAGACGGAGACACGTAAGTCAGACCAGGAATAACGTTACAGAGTTAAGCATGGGGATATTTGTGAGTTTTCAGAAGGTACAGCTAGGCTTGCAATATCGCCTGAGTAGGCCCAGCTCGGGTCTTGGGGGTAATTTGATCTATTTCCTGTGGGAATGTCTGCCTCTAGCTTGTAATTACAATGCACAGGCTCAGGCCTAATTTAGTCCGGGTTGAAGCTTACTTTAGGATTACGGCTTATAAAAGTACGCCGCAGGAGTGTTAACAATACACAGGACGGGTGTCCGGTTTGATAATGGGTCTAGCTgcggacagacacggtggtgtTGGACATAAACAAAAGGCTATTATCAGGAGGGAATATACTATGGCCGCGGGTCAGACTGGGAAAGTCCCGGGCGCGCCGCCAAGGAGTCTAACCGACGCGCGCTCCCGTGAAGGGAGacgaagggaaaaaaaaacaagtaccTTAAATTACATAAAGGTCTGTGGAGGTTGAGGGCGAAACTCTTTTCTGGAACACGTGTCTGCGTCTTGTTGCTATCATAAAACCAAGGGGAATAACATTAAGAGTGActctaaatgttatttttttattagaatACAATTTACCAGCCGAGAAATATAGTTCAAACTAACAGTATTGTTACTGTTCTCATGGCACGTGCATAAATGAAGTGTTATTGCGTCTAAGTTGAACAACGTGACTTCATCATGGAGGTATAAAAACACCAGACTTCATAATCAGTTCAAACCGGACCGGAACTGTCTCTTATGAAATGACATGATATCATGTTAGTTATTTAACCAAGGGACATAAGAGCAGGGGTGTCAATAACATTTTCTAGAGGGGTCCTAATGGAATTCGTAGGCAATGATCCCCATTACATAAAGTGTAAAACTGGCTGCTGTGTTACACTTCAAAAACTATCAAATGGATCTGAGTGTAAATATTGTATACAATTCAGTCAAATAAACAGCATCAAGAATCTTTTAAATGTTGTATGTCCCATTGAATGTAACAGTAGGCAGAGACATGGAAACTGGTGGACAGCTGTATTGAAGAATCCAGAGATGTACTTTAAGTTTATCTTTGAGGATTACACTTCCCGGATGACTTTTGAAGAAAATCGCAAGAACCATTATTGTGTTGTCTCCTTGAGAGGACATCAGTAGAAGTCAAAGATGGGGTGCTCAGTTTTCacggctgattttttttttttttttttttttttttttaaatctctgcaATGttctaataaaaataaaaggctTGTACATGAGCTTGATTTTGCACAAAGTAAAACTGTAgtcttttctatatttttcttgcCTTTCAACTAACTATTCTGCATTGTAAACCTTAGGTTTGTGCAGCCTTTCACTGTTTAAAAGTAACAGTGTTAGATGTGGATGACAGAAACGCAATCGGAGGTATTTGtcatgtgacagtgtgtgtcacTGGTTACAATATAGATTTGGTTTGGTGTATTGTAACAGGTCTTCTACCTTCCTTCTCTGTCTTTATAGGCTGCTCCACCTGGCCATCATCCACGAGGCCAAGGACTATATCAGAAAAATGATAGACCTGTCCAAGGACACAGACTTCCTCAACACACAAAATGACCAAAGACAGGTACTGAAGAGGATTTAAACAAGAATATGTTGATATTTACTCAGTCACATCTTTATCATCTCCTCCGTTTGCCTCCACCTCTTTCTGTGAACTTGCTCTATCTAAACAACTTATTCACCAGGctgtagcaataataaatatgaaTGCATTGTGTCATCACATAACCTCTCCAAACTTCTTTCCACCCCAGACTCCTCTCCACCTAGCAGTAATAACGAACCAGGCGGATGTGTGTCAGCGCCTCCTGGTATCCGGCTGCGACCCCACGCTTGTGGACGACAGCGGGGACACGCCTCTTCACATCGCCTGTCGCCACGGTGACCTGCTGTGCTTCAGCGTCCTAACACAGAACTGTCAGCCAGAGCATCTACACACAGTGATGGCTGCCTGCAACTATCATGGTAAGATTGTAGTACGAGAACAATGTTTCTTTCCTGAACTGATGTGATTTTGACTTTTTCCCCCTTTGAACATTTAGAGCTTTTACTTTTATAACATTTCTGATAAATGCTTCAGTTGTGTTAGGGAACAAAATGTTAGGCAGGGGTAGGCTAAATTATTATGTTTCAACATTATTAGAATATTATGTTCTGGAGCAGTGGTGGTACTTTCCACTCTGTGGTGGCCCACCCTCGGTGCTGCTGGTCTTAACTACTATTTAAACAGATGAATGGTGGGCACGATAAGAGTCATTTCTGCTGCCCTGAACACTATGTTTAGGAGGAAGGAACCATTTAAGCAAGGGGAATGCCATAGCCATTCAGGCCATCACACCCTGACGAAAACCCATCTATTACATGGCCCATAATGTTAGATGCTAAGCCTCCAAATAGATTTAGACTTGTGCATAGACTGTTTTTTTAAGACTAAAGTATGGCTGGTTTGCAGATTTTGTTCAGGCAACCACATTTTTGAATATTATAATAAAAACCTCAACTGAGTTTGGCATATAAAATGAAAAGTCTGCTTTCTTTTCCTAAATGGCATTAACATGGCAGAGTAAAATAAATCCACATTAAAGTTAATACTTGACTTACTGATAATAGTATTTGTCCAGAAAAATACTATTTTATTTAGCTCTTGCTAAATTTTTATTAACTTGAAATCCACCTGTGGATCCTGGACTTTTCCTAGAAAACTGCAGGAATACAATGACGTATGCTGGTCTGGTGTCAGCTGTTAAGCTCTTCctctgatgtttttttacaggtcAGAACTGCCTCCACCTGGCCTCAGTTCAGGGTTTCCTGTCACTGGTGGAGAACATGGTCAATCTAGGAGCTGACATTAATGCAAAGgtaaacaacaaacacaaacacatacaccaTATCTATATGTGAGAAATTAATAAACACTTTATATACTTACGGAGTATAGAATTACAAAGTAAGATTACATGCAAGTATTTAGTATACAAGTATAGAAATAATTCATTTTGAGAACCGGCACCCACCTGGCTACCTGGTGCTAATAAGATCttgtgttctctctctgtcctatAGGAACAGCGTAACGGTCGCAGTGCACTGCACCTGGCCGTGGACCAGCAGAATCTCTCACTGGTCAAACTGCTGCTGAAGAAAGGAGCAGACCCCAACCTCCTGACCTCTGGAGGCCACACTCCCTTCCACCTCACCTACGGTCGCAACGACGACGACATCCGGAAAGAACTGTACTCGCTGACCAACCCTGACCTGAGGGAGCTGCCTGACAGCGAATCAGACGACagcgaggaagaggagggcgAGGAGTCTGATGATGaggaggtgtgtttgtgtgtgtgtgtgtgtgtgtgtgtgtgttaaatacgCAGAGCTTTCCCctgcaacattaaaatgagCTTTCTGGCCAGCGTATAACCATTATTCtgtcctctgtgtgtttgcaggtggGTTATGACGATATTCAGTGGAATGGACATTAGCAGgaaatgagagggagagagaggcaggaggCTGCGATGACGGCAAAGGACAAGAGAAATGGCTCGGCACGTCTACTACTTCCTGCAATGACGTCACACAAGCCCAATAGTGTGGATGACACGGCACGGGCGTGGGCGCTGGCGAAACAGACGGGACAGGCAGCTGCAAAGGATAATCAGATGTGATGTTCGAATCGCTCCAAGCTGCGGGAGAGCAAACATGCTGAGATGTGAACACATGATCATTATGATGGGATGAGTTTGCTGTATGATGACAGGATTGCTTGTATTCTGTGGACACTGCAaatattttgtcaaaaaaaaaaaaaaaaaagcatccatCCGCACAGATGTACCTGCAACAGCTCTGTTGTATGATATTGTAAATGCTGTGTATACAAAGATGTATTTTTTATGGAAGCTGTGAATGTGTACAGTTGAGCAGGTTGTATATGTCAGAAAGCAAACAGTCCAGCACACTTCAGTTAAATTAAAGACACTCGTATTTAAAAACCTTtgtgaatatactgtatttgtggGGACTGGGATGAAGGGGAAACAGATGGCATGTGATTGGAAGATTGTAGTTTtaagtttaaaatgttttcacacaTGTACATAAGACATAATCATTTTGGTAATattataaaagaaaaatcagATAACTAATAACTAACCCTAACTCAAAATATAATCTACAGCGCCTGACAATATTTCAAGGCTGCAAATATGCAAGAAATTACCTTAACCACATGCCTTTCTGCTGTCGTCAGTATGTCTCTGCTTGTAGAAATGCCACCATCAAAGCATGACATAAGTTTCAGCTTGGTTGCTTTTCATTCTCATATAATGCATGTCATGCAGGAAAGAGCTGATAACAACTTGTTGCCACTAAATGAGGAACTGGCAGCCAATTAAGTCTG includes:
- the nfkbiab gene encoding nuclear factor of kappa light polypeptide gene enhancer in B-cells inhibitor, alpha b isoform X1, which codes for MDLHRTSILNQMDYSRDSKEGKPAPSTEERLDSGLDSLKEEEYQAVAAEIRRLQVECEAPQHKQHLAVTGELHEWKTQITEDGDTLLHLAIIHEAKDYIRKMIDLSKDTDFLNTQNDQRQTPLHLAVITNQADVCQRLLVSGCDPTLVDDSGDTPLHIACRHGDLLCFSVLTQNCQPEHLHTVMAACNYHGQNCLHLASVQGFLSLVENMVNLGADINAKEQRNGRSALHLAVDQQNLSLVKLLLKKGADPNLLTSGGHTPFHLTYGRNDDDIRKELYSLTNPDLRELPDSESDDSEEEEGEESDDEEVRWVMTIFSGMDISRK
- the nfkbiab gene encoding nuclear factor of kappa light polypeptide gene enhancer in B-cells inhibitor, alpha b isoform X2 yields the protein MDLHRTSILNQMDYSRDSKEGKPAPSTEERLDSGLDSLKEEEYQAVAAEIRRLQVECEAPQHKQHLAVTGELHEWKTQITEDGDTLLHLAIIHEAKDYIRKMIDLSKDTDFLNTQNDQRQTPLHLAVITNQADVCQRLLVSGCDPTLVDDSGDTPLHIACRHGDLLCFSVLTQNCQPEHLHTVMAACNYHGQNCLHLASVQGFLSLVENMVNLGADINAKEQRNGRSALHLAVDQQNLSLVKLLLKKGADPNLLTSGGHTPFHLTYGRNDDDIRKELYSLTNPDLRELPDSESDDSEEEEGEESDDEEVGYDDIQWNGH